GGCGGCTGCGGGCTGGGAAAGCACCTGGAGCTCCGCGCCGGCCTGAGCGGCGTCGGCCGGGGACGATACACAGGCTTAGATGGGCAGACCCCGCCCGGGAGGCCGAGGGCGGTGGGCTCAGCGCCTCCTGCGGCTCGAGGCCGGGAGGAGCCGGGCGGGGGCGGCCGCACAAAGGCTCCTCCCACGGTGACCACTGGCTGCTTTCATTTCCTCTCGTGACAGGTGCTCGGTTGGTCTGTCCTGTTACAGCGAGGTATGATCGTCCTCGCGAGATTTGTCCAGGCAGAGCGAGGCCGAGGGTTTGGCGTTCGGGGCTCCTCAGGAACCAGTGCCCTAAGGGCTTGTGTTGTGTGTGAGGTCCGCGAAAGcaggggctctggggccagactgcctcctgccccagctcATCACCCAGGCTGTGACCTTGGTCGAGCAAGGCCTAGGTCTTGGTTTTCTAatctgttttcagggggatgacCGGGAAGCAGTTTTGAGGATGAGGTGCCTGGCGCACAGTAAGTTGGCTAAGTGTTGCTGCTGCTGCGGCTGCTGAAATCAGTAGCAGAGGTGACACCTGGGGTACCCTGTGGCCTCAGGCATCTCCTGTGTGCCCTTTGTCAGCTTGGATGTCCCTTCGGCAGTGGCCTCTACCCATCTGAACAATCCCTGGCCTGGGGCCTTCTGAATCCCAAGGGTTTGAGACTTGGTTTCTCAACATGGTTCTCCAGGGAAGAGGGAGATATTTAGACAGATGACAATGACCTCGGTGGGTGAGGGTTGCTTTCTGCAAACCTCCAGGGGTCTCCATGCCTGCCAATGCTCCTGGAGAGTAGTGGGACAGGAGGTTGCGCTGAGAGCTTGTGTCACTCAGGCTGTCTGGACTCTGTGTTCCCTAGTCCTGGTCATTTCTATCTGCCTGCACCTGTGCTTCCCGCCCCTCTGCTGTGCTGTGAATCCAAGGGTGTCCTGCACGAGGCCTCTacgaaggagaggggagggaactGTGATGTAGCTTCCAGTCCCCTGGGAATGTGCCACCACCTCTAGTGCTTGTGTGTCGGGGGAGGGGCCTAAGTTTTATTCTCCTTTGAGGAAGGGAGGACTTCTGATAGATAGGTTTGTGATTTGAGGGGCAGGGAGTACAGATGGGAGCCCCTGCAGAGCAACAGCCATAAAAAGCATACCCAGGCCAGCTGGTCACTTCTGGTGGCATGCTATTTACATATTGCTTGATGGCTTTGTGTTCCTAAAGAAGCCCCCACACTGCTAGAGAGTGGGGACTGGGAGGTGACCTTGTCCCCCTTTCCACTCTTCCCAGCCCATTGCTAGGCACCTAGCACTTGCTCTTAGGTGCTGAGATGCTCCACGGAGCACCAGCTCTGTGCCAAGCCCCATGCTGGGCTTTCCCACTACCAGTGCATGGATGGGGCTGTGGCCTGGTCATGTTCTGTGGTGTCTTCCCTGCTGAAGAGCCCTTCCCCACAGGTGGCTTCCTGCCGGGCCCAGCACCATGCACACGCTTGTGTTCCTGAGCACGCGGCAGGTGCTCCAGTGCCAGCCAGCTGCCTGCCAGGCTCTGCCCCTGCTGCCTCGcgagctcttccctctgctgttCAAGGTGGCCTTCATGGACAAGAAGACCGTCGTGCTGCGCGAGCTGGTGCACACGTGGCCCTTCCCACTGCTCAGCTTCCAGCAGCTGCTTCAGGAGTGTGCCCACTGCAGCCGAGCCCTGCTGCAGGAGCGGCCCAGCACAGAGAGCATGCAGGCCGTGATCCTGGGGCTGACAGCCCGGCTCCACACCCCAGAGACCGAGGCTGGCACACAGCCCCTCTGCAGGTATGGGCTTGCCTGAGGGGCCCTCAGGCCTGGGGGGGGTGCAAAGAGGGTCCCCTGAGAGGTTCCAGGCTGGTACAAGAGGTCAGTGCAGGAACAGGCATGTTGCTCTTGTCCCAAGGTATCTGGGAGTGGGTGTGGGCTCTGCCCCCTTGTCTCCTGCTTCAGCCCACCCATGCTCCCAGGAAGCATGCCCTGCGGGTGCTGGACATGACAGGCCTCCTGGATGATGGTGTGGAGCAGGACCCTGGCACCATGAGCATGTGGGACTGCACAGCAGCTGTGGCCCGCACGTGCATCGCACAGCAGCAGGGCGGGACTGTGGAGCCTGGGCTGGACCCCATTCCTGTGGAGGTGCGTGTGGATCTGCGGGTAAACCGGGCCTCTTATGCATTCTTGCGGGAGGCGCTCCGCAGCAGCGTTGGCAGCCCGCTGCGGCTCTGTTGCCGAGACCTGCGGGCTGAGGACCTGCCCATGCGCAACACCGTGGCCCTGCTGCAGCTTCTGGATGCCGGCTGTCTGCGCCGCGTGGACCTGCGCTTCAACAACTTGGGCCTTCGCGGCCTGTCCGTCATTATCCCACATGTGGCCCGCTTCCAGCATCTGGCCAGCCTGCGGCTGCACTACGTCCATGGGGACTCACGGCAGCCCTCCGTGGATGGTGAGGACAACTTCCGATACTTCCTAGCTCAGATGGGCCGCTTTACCTGTCTTCGGGAGCTCAGCAtgggctcctctctcctctcagggcGGCTGGACCAGCTGCTCAGGTGAGCAGGCCCCACTGTTGCTgcactccttccctcccctccatgAGACTTTCCCCTGGCCTTGCCTGTTCGTGACCTCTTGTGTCCTTTGCAGCACCCTGCAGAGTCCCCTGGAGAGCCTGGAGTTGGCCTTCTGCGCCCTGCTGCCTGAGGACCTGCGCTCCCTGGCACGGAGTCCCCATGCTGTCCACCTCAAGAAGTTGGACCTAAGTGGCAATGACCTGTCTGGCAGCCAGCTGGAGCCCTTTCAGGGTCTGCTgcaggcagcagcagccacacTGCTGCACCTTGAGCTGACCGAGTGCCAGCTTGCCGATACCCAGCTACTGGCCACACTCCCTGTGCTGACCCGCTGTGCCAGCCTCCGCTACCTCGGTCTCTATGGCAACCCATTGTCCATGGCAGGCCTTAAGGAGCTCCTGCGGGACTCGGCGGCACAGGCTGAGCTGCGCACAGTGGTACACCCCTTTCCTGTGGACTGCTATGAGGGCCTGCCCTGGCCGCCGCCTGCCTCTGTCCTGCTGGAGGCCTCCATCAACGAGGAAAAGTTTGCCCGTGTGGAAGCTGAGTTGCACCAACTGCTGCTGGCCTCAGGGCGTGCCCATGTGCTCTGGACCACGGACATCTATGGGCGCTTAGCTGCAGACTACTTTAGCTTGTGATCTCTGAGCTCTGGGTGAGAGACAGGCTGTCCTGGGGTCCAGAGCTGCTGAAGGCTGCTCCCCCACTTGGCTAGGCGGAGCCTTTGCTGGGACCCTGCTAGAGGCCTGACACAAAGGCACTGGTctctcattttcctgcttttggGCGCACCTTGAGCTTCCCTGTGCTTTCTGCAGTGCTCTGGGCAGTCTGCCTTGCTCCTGCTCTCCTGACTGGCTGACCATCTGTGGGCCTGAGGGCTGCGTTTCAGGCCCGCTTGGTTTAGCTGCGCTTGGCTGCCCTCCAGCATCCTGGTCCTCTCTGTGGAATTTCCTGGGGTCCCAGCTGTGAGCTGAGAGAGAGTGTGCTCTTCGGGTCCTTCCCAAGAGCAGACTGCCCTGAGGTTTAAGTTGGGGCAGGGGCCTGCTTCAGGGAGGGTTGGGTCTCCGTGCACTCCGGGGCTTCTCACGGTTCTCCCTGCCCTGGCACCCAGGAGGCCGCCTGTTGGCTGGGCTTTGGGGCCAGAGAGTGTCCTTAAGGTACAAATGTGGAGTGCGTTTGGAACTTAAATTTGTGGCTGTTTTTTCTGTCCTAATTGGTCAGAGTGACTTGTCCCTGGCTCTGCTGGCACCCCAGCATGGCTGCTGGGTAACAGCTGTCTTCTAGTGTgccgccccctccccttcccggGCATCCCCAGCAGCTCGCAGCGTGTGGGCCCGCAGCGTGTGGGCCTGGCGGCGCGGCCCGGCGCCCCTCCCCCGTGGGCAGGTGCAGGAGGCCGGCGCCGGGCGGCCGGGCCCTGCCGAGCTGGAGGTTGGGTCGCTCTGGGCGGGGTCTTTCCTGGAGGGCCTCAGTGCGGGCGTCGGGAGCCTCCCTGGCCACCCTCGGTCCGCACCCCGGGAGCGCAGAGCCGGGGTCCCCCGCCCCCGGGCCCACATAAGGCTCGCCGCACACTGCGCAGCTTCCATCCTTTACTGACGGCGCCGGCGCATGCGCGAGCGAGCCGCGTCATTAGCGCGCGCCCCTCAGCAGCGCGTCCCGTGGGCGGCCGGGCGGTCGGCGAGGAGCAGCTTGGAGCGGTCGATGACGAACATCTCGTGGCCGCGCTCGCCGCGGAGCTCCTCGAGCTGCGCGAAGGTGCAGGGCCCGTCCGAGTAGTCGTTGACGAACAGCGCGCCCTCGCCCGGCGGCCCCGGCGCCCGTGGCCCGCGCCGCCCGCGGCAGATGAGGGCGGCCAGCAGCAGCGCCGTGAGCGCCAGCAGCGCGAtggccgccgccaccgccgcctgCGTGGCCAGGCCCAGCGCGCGGAAGGCCAGGCTGCCCGCCTCGTGCAGGGGCTCGCGGCCggcggccggcggcggcggcggcggccgggacAGGTTGACCAGCAGCTCGAAGGGCACGCGGGCGGCGCCGCCGGCGTTGGAGGCCTCGCACTCGTACTTGCCGGCGTGGGCCAGGGTGATGTTGGCGAGGAAGAGCATGCCGCTGCCCGTGTCGGGGGCCGCGGGCGCGCCCGGGCCCGGCGCGCCGCCCTCCGGCTGGGCCTGCGCGCGCGGCTGCCCCTCGCGAGGCTGGGCCAGCTTTCTCCAGGTCACCAGGGGCTGCGGGTAGCCGGAAGCCTGGCAGGCCACCCGCAGGTCCTCCCCCAGGTTGGCCGTCACCTCCAGCGGCTCCACGTGCACAGAAGGCGGGATGCAGATGAGGCTACTGCCAGAGACGTCCAGAAGACTCTGAAGAGCCAGGCGCGGGGGCTCCGCACACGTGATCTTCTTGTCCCTGGAGCTGAGCAGCCGCTGGCCATCCTCCTTGATCCAGGCTCCCAGCCAGTGCAGGGCACAGTCACAGCGCCATGGGTTCCCTGCGGGCAGAGCGGCAGTGGGCAGGTAGCTCAGGGGTGGCCCAGAACGCAGCCTGTGCAGTTGGGCTTCTTGCGGGCAGCGCAGGAGCCCTTTGCCCACCTCCCACAGAGTTGAGGGCCCCTGCCACCCCTTCTCTGACTCCAAGCTCCTTGGAGTGTGGGCAGGCTCTTCCCTGGCTCCTTTAGTTCTGTGATGCACAACCAGTTCACTTCACCAATCTCTAAGAAAGTCCCTGCTTCTCAGGTCTCTCCCTGCAACAAGTTCCACTATTTTGGGGCAAACTCTGTCCCCCCATAGACATCCACTGCCACTAAAATTTTGCAAATCTTGTCAGCCTTGTCTTCAGTTATTATCTCTTGGAAAGGCTCCCAGTCCTGAGCTCATCTTTCCAGTTTTTGCCTGCCTGCCATCAAATGGCCCCAAAGTGTGCAAGCCCCTCAACTCTGTCCAGTCTGTCCAGAGACCTCTACCTTTTCTGTCTCGCTTAGGCAAGGTCCCTGAGTTGTGTCCCTACCAGCGTCCCAATTCCTAGCAGCCTTGTTATTGCTGCAGGTAGTGGTGTGGCCCTCCAGAGTGCTGCCTGATGGTCTGCAGCTCAGAAGCACTGCCATGGGAGCCCCCTCCACACCTGTGCCTGCTCCCTACTGACACCACTGTGGCCAAAGAAGACAACTTTGCATGAGACCCCCTTGCCCCAGAAAGAGGTACCTGTGAGGCGCAGGACCTGCAGGctggccaggggctgcagggcctCACGGCTGATGGTGCCCAGCTGGTTCCTGCTGAGGTCTAGCAGTGCCAGCGAGGAGAGCCCGGCCAAGGCCTGGTCCTCCAGCAGCTCAATGCTGTTTTCTTGCAGGTGCAGCTCCTGCAGTCGCTGAAGCAGGGACAGCAGACCATCAGGGAAGGGGGTCCTGGGGGACAGGTCCTCTTCTTACCAGGCTATACTTAAGTTGACTTTTCTCCCCTTCACTGCTCCAACCCAGCAGGGCAGGTAGCAGTACAGGAGGACCCCTTcttgccccatccccacccccctcACCGGCAGGTGCAGGAAGGTGAAATCCAGCAACTGCACCAGCTGGTTACCAGCCAGGTAGAGTACACGCAGCTGGGCCAGGCCAGTGAAAGCACCGATGCGCAAACCATGTAGCCGGTTGCCTGTGAGTGCCAGCTCCAGCAGGCGTGGCTGCGCGCGGAAGGTGCCTGGCTCCAGGGCACGCAGGCTGTTGTTGTGCAGGTAGAGATGGCGCAGGGCAGTGAGGGGCGCCAGGATGCCTGGCTCCAGGTTCACGATGCTGTTGTCCTGCAGGAACAGCGTCTGCGGCcggaggaagagggagggtggGTATTTACCCTGCTGAGGGAGTCTGCTTCTTCCCTAGGGTGCCCCATCTAGCCACTTGGGGCGCTCACACACCCCGTTTCTCCCTGTCGCAGGTACCCCTAGCCCGCAGCTGGTGGTCCCACGTGGTGCCCACCTGCGTCCCGGGTGGGATTCCAGGTGGGATGACGCGCAGCCGCAGAGCGCCACACTCCACTGTGGTGCTGTAGCAGCGGCAGGTGGTGGGGCATCCGGCAGCGTGGAGTGGGAGACTGGGCATCAacagcagtgacagcagcagTAGTGTGGGCGCCCCTGGGGCCATCTCCCGCGGGACTGGCCGTGGACCAGAAGCTGCAGTCTCCTCACCAGCCTCCCTACAGTGTGGCCCGCGATGGGATGCACCTCTGGAAACACAGGTTGGCAGGCCTGCCCTTACATTTGAGAGCCAGCAAAGAGCATGGATGAAGGCCCACACCCTGTGTCTAATTTTTGAAAAGCTGTACATCAGTtcaagaaactgataaataaaacattcattgCTCTCCTTTACAAAAACAGTGATAAAGATCTGGGGCATCAGATTCCAACTTAGAAATTCTGACGTCCTCAGTCTTGCTACACTGGCCGCTGGGGAGAGccaactccacccagcccccttCTCTTCACATTTCAGTGTTCCTGGCACTGTGAGTGGCTTCCTGATCATGCATGTGGATGTTGAGGTCACGTTGCCCTCCACGCCCTAGCAACTGATCACTCCTTGGATCTAGGGTGCAAGAGGGTGGTGTGAGGTATAGGCTTGGGGACACATGGGCAGTGAAATCCAGGGCCCAGTTACCCAAATGGGCTGGAAGGGAAAGAGCAGGCTCTGGCAGACACATCTCCTTGTCCACATGGTCTCCACATGGACCCAGTGGGGACGGGCATGAGACCTCATCAGGcacagagcccagagcagaggtccTTTTTGTGCCCCCAGGGCAAGGCCTCAGGCCCCAAGCTGCCCGTGTCCCTGTCCTTGCTTGACCTTGACCCAGTGTTAATGCTAGTTGTTTTATCCCTAGAAGTCATGCTCTGTTCCCAACCTTGGGATTCACCTGTTGTGACTTGGGCAAAACTAGTCTGAGTGGAGCCACCAGCCACAGGAAAatcaaatcccagctttgtccAGCCCCTGTTCTGCCTCCTGGGGGTGGGAGTAGGTGGGACAGCTTAGCTAGAATTGGGGATTTTCTCAGGGAACTTGTTAGAGAATTGGAGGATGAGACAGACACTAAGAGAGTCAGTTTAGAAGCTATGGGCCTGTGTTCTCCATGCTGGCTCGCAGAAAAGTGTTTCTGTCTTTGGGGGTAGGTGGGGCCCTGGGACAGCTGTGGTGTCAAAGGGGCCTGGGCCACCGAGTTTTTAGTGTAGTTCCCCAAGTGGGCTCTAGGAGCAGTGACCTCCTGGACTGTGAAGGAGTGAGTAGTGTTTTGGAGGTTTACACACATGCAACTCTGATCCTAGAAAGACGGGAAGGCCTGGGTTTAGTACCAGGTACAGTACACAGTTCCGGGTACAGTTTTAAAGGTGGGGACCTTGGCTGAGAAACTAGCCAGTCCAGAGCCAGGGATGGTGAGGCTGAGGGTGTGCTGTCACCCAGCTCCTGGCCATACCTCAAGTGGTCCCTGCTCTGAACACCTGCCTGTTCACCAGTTCTCCCCTTTGGCGAGAGTGAGTCATGTGGAACGGTACCAAGGGGCCTTGGTATTCGTTTAAATCTTGCTCTAAATTGTAACTCACATGATTACTTAAAGTCACTAGAGGTGAGGTAGGCACAGCAAGTTTTAATGGAACAGCTTTGCCCAGGCAGAGGCGGTCCCCAGGTGTCTTAGGATGTGTGTGAACCCCAAGAAGCTGGAGGCATTCTCTGGGCCCCTGGGATCCATTTCTTTGAGCaaaagggctggcccagggctccTCCACCCAGTCTCCAGCGGCAAGGCCTTTCAAGTGGAGGTTCTTGGCCTCCTCCTCAGGACGTGGGGTACTGCTGTTCACATGGAGACCCCCTAGATGTTGATTCGTGTAGAAGGGCCGGCCTGGGCAGGGATGAGGGCCCAGGTGGGAAGAGCAGGGGAGGCCAGCCCAGAAATCCTTTTACCCAGCGGACAACCCCCTAATCCGGctggcagggggcggggcggcgcaCACAGGATTCGGTGATGGCTGTCACTGTCTCCAGGGCGCCCATCTGTGCaagggatggaggggagagggaggaagcccTGCGAGCCCCTCGAGTGCAGTGGGAGGCCCGAGTGGGGTGCCTCGACCCCCCACGGCGTCCCCTGCACCCCCTTCAGCGCGGATTTATCCCCGGCCGGTTCAGGGCAGGGCGTGGTCCCCGCCAGGCCGCACGCCCTTCTCGGTGCGCGCCGGTGGCAGAGCCGGGACGGCGCCATCCCGCCCCCACGCCCGCTGACCTTGGGTCGGGCGCCCCCTCACCTGACGCTCCCGCGGCGCGGCTCCCCCGCCGAGCCCGGCGCCCTGGCCACCGAGCAGCGCCGGGCAAGGGAGGGGGGCGGGCGCCGATCGCGCAAGCGCACTGGGGCCTCCGCGCCTCCCGCCCGGACGCCCAGGCTTGCCGTCGCGAGCGAGGGCCGAACCGGAGGACGCCCCAAGcccagggtgtggggagggagaggaagggcccGCGACCCCGACCCTCCCGGCCGTCGGGGCCCGGGCCGCGGCAGCACCACGGACagcgccgggcggggcggggccacGGCGCACCTCCGCCGCGCACGCGCACTCGGCCGGCGCGCGCTCCGGGTGGCGCGTGCGCAGCGACGCGGGCCGGGGACGCCCGGAGGGCGGAGGGAGCTcagggcggcggggcggcggccAGCAGCGGGGCCAAGTCCATGGTGAGGGCGAGGCGGCGGCCCTGCCAGCGCACGTGCGAGGGCAGCGCGGGCGCGCCGGGCGCGTACTCGAAGCAGGCACTGAGCTCGAAGGCCAGGGCCGAGCGCACCAGGCCCACGCCGCCCGCGCGCTCCGGCGCCGGGTGGTAGAGGCGCCCGTTGGCGGCCAGGGGCAGCAGGCGCGCGGGCTCGAAGGGCACCGTCAGGGCCTCGCCGCCGCCGCAGTAGGAGAggcgcgggggcgcggggcccGCGGCCAGCAGGTGCGTGTAGACCACGGGCCGGTCCTCGCAGCGCAGGAAGTTGCGCTCCCTGCCGCAGAGcgagaggaaggggaaggaggccTCGTAGCGCCCGCTGCGGTTGGGTCTCAGGCGGGAGAAGAAGGTGACCAGGAACTGCGGGTCTGGGGGGGCGAAGGGCGCGGCTGCTCACCATGCTCCCCGAGGCGGGCGGCTCGCCCTGGGCCGCGCCAAGAGCTGGCCCCGGCCTCAGCCTAGACATCCAGGCTCTTGAGCGCAGGACGCCCAGCCCCCTGCTGTGGGCAGCCCGCGGGCAGGGCGGGGAGCGGAGCTCGCCAGGGCCCTTTCcgaagggagaaggaaggtggggaggagggcgcAGCAGTACCTTTGAAGCAGGTGGTAAAGTTCTTCATCTTGGAGTCATCCAGGAAAAGCTGCAGACAGAGGGGCAGGCCGAGGCCCATGAGTCCCAGCTGGAAGCCCGATGGAGCCGGCCCCGTCGCTCTGTGCACACCACGTGCAGGGAGGCGCGTGGGTAAACCTGGTGGCCTGCCGACTTTCCCGCATCTGCTCCGCACGCGGGGCCGTGCGTCCTCGCGCACCGGTTCTCGGCTGGCATGCCTTCCCCGCACCTCTTCCCTCCTTTCAAGTTTCTAGTCAGA
This genomic interval from Equus przewalskii isolate Varuska chromosome 8, EquPr2, whole genome shotgun sequence contains the following:
- the LRRC24 gene encoding leucine-rich repeat-containing protein 24 isoform X2 gives rise to the protein MAPGAPTLLLLSLLLMPSLPLHAAGCPTTCRCYSTTVECGALRLRVIPPGIPPGTQTLFLQDNSIVNLEPGILAPLTALRHLYLHNNSLRALEPGTFRAQPRLLELALTGNRLHGLRIGAFTGLAQLRVLYLAGNQLVQLLDFTFLHLPRLQELHLQENSIELLEDQALAGLSSLALLDLSRNQLGTISREALQPLASLQVLRLTGNPWRCDCALHWLGAWIKEDGQRLLSSRDKKITCAEPPRLALQSLLDVSGSSLICIPPSVHVEPLEVTANLGEDLRVACQASGYPQPLVTWRKLAQPREGQPRAQAQPEGGAPGPGAPAAPDTGSGMLFLANITLAHAGKYECEASNAGGAARVPFELLVNLSRPPPPPPAAGREPLHEAGSLAFRALGLATQAAVAAAIALLALTALLLAALICRGRRGPRAPGPPGEGALFVNDYSDGPCTFAQLEELRGERGHEMFVIDRSKLLLADRPAAHGTRC
- the LRRC24 gene encoding leucine-rich repeat-containing protein 24 isoform X3: MIRKPLTVPGTLKCEEKGAGWSWLSPAASVARLRTSEFLSWNLMPQIFITVFVKESNECFIYQFLELMYSFSKIRHRVWAFIHALCWLSNVRAGLPTCVSRGASHRGPHCREAGEETAASGPRPVPREMAPGAPTLLLLSLLLMPSLPLHAAGCPTTCRCYSTTVECGALRLRVIPPGIPPGTQTLFLQDNSIVNLEPGILAPLTALRHLYLHNNSLRALEPGTFRAQPRLLELALTGNRLHGLRIGAFTGLAQLRVLYLAGNQLVQLLDFTFLHLPRLQELHLQENSIELLEDQALAGLSSLALLDLSRNQLGTISREALQPLASLQVLRLTGNPWRCDCALHWLGAWIKEDGQRLLSSRDKKITCAEPPRLALQSLLDVSGSSLICIPPSVHVEPLEVTANLGEDLRVACQASGYPQPLVTWRKLAQPREGQPRAQAQPEGGAPGPGAPAAPDTGSGMLFLANITLAHAGKYECEASNAGGAARVPFELLVNLSRPPPPPPAAGREPLHEAGSLAFRALGLATQAAVAAAIALLALTALLLAALICRGRRGPRAPGPPGEGALFVNDYSDGPCTFAQLEELRGERGHEMFVIDRSKLLLADRPAAHGTRC
- the LRRC24 gene encoding leucine-rich repeat-containing protein 24 isoform X1; the protein is MIRKPLTVPGTLKCEEKGAGWSWLSPAASVARLRTSEFLSWNLMPQIFITVFVKESNECFIYQFLELMYSFSKIRHRVWAFIHALCWLSNVRAGLPTCVSRGASHRGPHCREAGEETAASGPRPVPREMAPGAPTLLLLSLLLMPSLPLHAAGCPTTCRCYSTTVECGALRLRVIPPGIPPGTQTLFLQDNSIVNLEPGILAPLTALRHLYLHNNSLRALEPGTFRAQPRLLELALTGNRLHGLRIGAFTGLAQLRVLYLAGNQLVQLLDFTFLHLPELHLQENSIELLEDQALAGLSSLALLDLSRNQLGTISREALQPLASLQVLRLTGNPWRCDCALHWLGAWIKEDGQRLLSSRDKKITCAEPPRLALQSLLDVSGSSLICIPPSVHVEPLEVTANLGEDLRVACQASGYPQPLVTWRKLAQPREGQPRAQAQPEGGAPGPGAPAAPDTGSGMLFLANITLAHAGKYECEASNAGGAARVPFELLVNLSRPPPPPPAAGREPLHEAGSLAFRALGLATQAAVAAAIALLALTALLLAALICRGRRGPRAPGPPGEGALFVNDYSDGPCTFAQLEELRGERGHEMFVIDRSKLLLADRPAAHGTRC
- the C8H8orf82 gene encoding UPF0598 protein C8orf82 homolog, which translates into the protein MWLACGALRAWARSPGARACGGSGGVPYTQGQSPEPRTREYFYYVDHQGQLFLDDSKMKNFTTCFKDPQFLVTFFSRLRPNRSGRYEASFPFLSLCGRERNFLRCEDRPVVYTHLLAAGPAPPRLSYCGGGEALTVPFEPARLLPLAANGRLYHPAPERAGGVGLVRSALAFELSACFEYAPGAPALPSHVRWQGRRLALTMDLAPLLAAAPPP